The Marasmius oreades isolate 03SP1 chromosome 2, whole genome shotgun sequence genomic sequence CCGCAATCCAATAGAAAACATATCCCAGAACAGTGCCCAGCGACGCATTATTTGACCAGCCAAATATGGCGTTGAACACCGACCATCCCTGACTACCAAACTTGTTGTCGGGATTGCAGCAATCGAGATGCCAAACGTTTCCACGAACATCGTAAGAGCCAGGTCCATCGCCTCCAGCATCGTCGATTTCCGCACCGAGTAAAGCATTATAGGCATGCCGTTCGAAGGAACCGATGGATCGAGAAAAGAGGCCGGCACCGATGAGGAGAAGCAGGGAGGTCAAGACGACTAAGAATATCCTGAGAGCTGAAAGTCAAAGTACAAGGTCAGGTGTGAGCATatcgagaagaagaaaagaccaAACACATACTCGCTCGGCTCGCAAACTGATAAAGCAGCCATCCGCACAGCGACCCTGCTATGAGTCCTACGATTGCAGCAATCGGGATAGAGGTGGCGGCTTGACCGAGAGCTACGCCGCCCACGAAGACGACTGCTTCCATTCCTGGCTCTCGGCCGTTAGTATGGCTTGATCTGTTAGAAACGAGAGGATACGTACCTTCACGTAATACAGTGATGAACggtaagatgaagagagccCATTTCCCCGTTCTAGCCTTCGCATCGGCTTTAAATGGATTACTGAACGGCCGTTGAgaatggagggaagaaaaagggacGGTACCTTGTTTATCGAATGCTCGCTGAAGTTTGATTCTCCATTTCGTTTTAGCTATATATAGGTCCGCTTAGTACTTGTTCGGACGACTAGCAGGATTCAAAAAAGTGCACCTCGCTCCATCTTGAGCATAGTGACACCCATAACGAATATCATGAGCGCCGCGATTAGCTCAAAAATGCCTGTCAATGGTTTGAGCTAAAGAGAATCCGGGCGTTCACCAGACAGGTAAGTACCTTCCCATAGTTCTTCTGATTTTTGCCAAAGATTTGAAGCTTTCGTGAACCATACTCCGATGAAGCTAAGTGAGAGCAACGTTTGAGGTTCTGGGAGCACTTTGGGGATAATAGAGAGCTCACGCTGCACCAATAACGAGAGCAATGAGAAAGCCAGCCGCACTCCCAAGGAAGATCTAACAAGGAGGCATCGTAACGTAGTCGATGTCTGAAAGAAAAACGACAGACCTGAATCCTCAGCTTCCTTATGAGTCGCCGTCGTTGAACTTGCTCGGAGTCGTTTGTCCCAGTATCCTCTTGATTATCGGAGGCCGCATCCGAATTTGAGGCACGTCCTTGAGCTACATGTTCTGCTAATCCAAGGAGGACAGATATAATGATGGCTGCTTCCAAGGTTTCCCGAAATACGATGAAGAATATGGGCACAGAAAAGAGGTTTTTAGCCATGATTGGCAAGAGAAAGATGGTCTGAGAGCCTGTAGGGCGGGGTTATATCAGTCCCGAATGGCATGACAAGAAGAAATCGAGATGCATGAGGGTTTGAAATTGTTACGGAAGTTCGGAAGCCATCATTTCAAAACCATCTGATAAGATTACCCGGCCTATCTGATAGCAATTTTATCAGATAGGCGGAATAATCTTGTGGAACGGAGTGATTGAAGAGTTCTTCCTCCCCCATTTTTACCGCTCTCCCATGGCTCCCTTTCTCTCATTTGTACCCTCGTATTGCTTCAAGCCCTTTCTTCCAGGTGCTACACTGGGGAGCTCGTATTGACAGCGAGCCACTCAGAAACTCCTGAGGTACTAGTAACACATCTTCCAAATCCACGGGAATTCGTCTTCCAGAACCCATCATATCGCCTTCAAGCGTAACGTTAATCCGGTCCAAATTTACCTCCTTTGGGCACGACAAAACCTGTTTTAAACTCTTAAGCCCTCATTTCCAAAGTTCCAGACCACCAGGATGCGAAAAATCGAACTCCTTCAAATTTCTGTCCTGATGGCTCAGGGCGCACTGGCTGCTACCGTACATGAAGTCTGGTGGAACCTCACCTACGTAGAGAATGTCAACCCAGATGGGCTTGCTGAACGACGTGCGATTGGGGTAAATGGAACTTGGCCGTATGTCAGCGCGTGCTACTTCTCTCAGAACAGCGCTGACACCTCTCAGACCTCCACCTGTCTCGGTCAATGCAACAGATGATCTCGTCGTTCACGTCTACAACTCACTCGATGCACCAAGTAGCTTGCACCACCATGGCATGTTTTTCAATGGGAGTTCCTGGATGGACGGAGCTGTGGGTGTTACGGAGTGGTACGATAGCCTCCATTTTCACTATTATTTTCTGTTTTTCATGCTTTGAGTAGTGGAATACCACCTGGCGGAACCTTCGACTACTTGGTTCCAATCAGTTCATCTGGTCAATGGGGAACTTACTGGGTTCATGCTCATGCTAGTGTATGTATGCcccctttctctctctttttttCGCTCAGCATTCCTTTTTAGGGCCAATACGTTGACGGACTACGCGCTCCTCTGGCGATCCATCCTCCTAAGGAAGCATACACATATGACGAAGAGTTCACGGTAGTCCTCGGGGACTGGTACCATACTGAGCATTCCGTTCTTTTGAACGACTTCATCAGCATCAAGAATCCAGGAGGAGCGGAACCTGTTCCTGGTCAGTACTTTGAAGCTTGTTATCGTTATGCAATAACTTTGACCCGCACAGATTCTGGCCTCGTGTATTTCGCTCAGAACGCCTCGTACCTGCCCCCGATTTCCGGTAGAACTCCTTCCAAAGTGACTTCTTCCGTTGGTTTTAACGAGAACGCAACACTTCCTTTCCAACCCGGAAGGACCTATCGTTTACGCGTTGTAAACACGTCTGCGTTTGCAATGTTCTACTTTTGGATCGATGGTCACGATATGAGGATTGTAAGTTTTTCGTTCAACGCAGATAATGCCGCTCATGACTTGGTTTCAAAGATTGAAGTGGACGGAACGGATGTTGAAGAATCCCCTATCAACATGCTCAGTGTCACGGTAGCACAGAGGTACTCCGTGTTGGTTACCGCTCGAGACGACACGAATTCCAACTGGGCGATTCATGCGAACATGAATACAGATATGTTTGATTCAATTCCACCTGCCCTCAACCCGAGTACGTGCACGTCCTTCCGTATTTCAAACGACATCTCTGATACGCTATCTACGCAAGATATAACCTCCTCGGTAACTTATTCAGCTTCAGCCTCATTAACTAGTGAAACGGTGGTCAATTATTCGGTGGTGAATGACATCGCCCTCGTTCCGATTGAGAAGATCGCCGCACCTCCCGCCACGAAGACTATCGAGCTCGAAGTTTCCTTTGACACGATGGACGACGGAACCAACAGGGCTATGTTCAATAAGATCACCTACAATCCACCTAACACTCCTGCGATTTTAAGTGCACTTACACTTGGACATGATGCCGTCGTTCAGAAGGCATACGGAGATCTTAGCTTCGTAGTAGGAGAGAACAACGATCAGTTTGATGTCGTGGACTTGGTTGTCAAAAACGGTGATGCCGGGGTCCATCCTTTGTAAGAATCCGTTCGTTTTGCTTGAACCTAAATATTCAACTTGTTTGTTGTAGCCACCTCCACGGACACAAATCCTTCCTCGTCAATCGCGCCGACGACTACACCTCAACCGACCCAACCCTCAATCCACCCACCCCAATAGCCAATCTGACAAATCCAATGCGAAGAGACACGTTCCATATCCCATCAGGCGCATCCGCAACACTGAGATTCGTCGCTGATAATCCTGGAGTTTGGTTATTTCACTGTATGACTTTCTCCTTATCCGACTTAACCTTTTACTGACTTTTGTACGCCAGGTCATATAGAATGGCATTTAGAAGCTGGTCTTGCGATTCAAATAATAGAAGCACCTCTTCGTCTGCAATCGGGAAACGGTAACTCCAGTGCGATTGCTCCTCCCCAAAAGTTGATAGATAACTGCCGAACGCTTCATAAACCTGTTTCTGGTAATGCAGCTGGGAATAATGGTGCAGATGATCTGCGGGGACTCAAGACGGGGCCGTTCCCGCAAAAGTTGGGATGGAGACCTCGAGGGATTGGTGCGATGGCGGGGTGTGTTTTGACGGCAGTCTTAGGTGTGCTGACGTTGATTTGGTATTCTGTTGGGGATGTATCGGAGgaagagatggaaagagAGGTTATTGAGAGTTTGGATAAGCGGAAGGAGGAGGCGGAGAAGAAGTAGTGTATACTCTAGAATGCGTGTAGTATACGAGCACGATGTGGGGAAAAATCAGACGCGACCACGACGGTTCGTCTTGAAACGCAGATTTGGTTTTTTTTAATACAACAAAGTCACTCAGCGGTTGAGCACTCTCAGTTTTTTCCCATCGTATGCATGTCTTCCTCTGGCTTCGACACATCTAATCGAAGGAGACAAGGATTCGGAAGATGTTTCAAACTTTTCAAAACTCGTTCTGAAGATGACACGGATTTGGTATTTAGCCCGTCGAGGTGTCAGTCTGAACTTGAAATTGTTGTGGTGCGTGTCTTCATCGTGTCTTTTTGTATCTCGAAGTTCATTGAAGTCTATCCAATCCCATTAAGCTTCAGCCTCGTTAGGGGAAGCAGCCGGCCACACGATTTTCTTACTATCATGCGATCCGGCGAGCACTGGCTAAAGAATGCGAAGACCCAGTCACTGGACACGATATATCTATACGAGCGAATCCTTGAATCTCAGTCTGTGCTATAGCACAAAGCTCACAGTCTTCGACGGTTTCAACGCCATGTCATCCTTGCTATCAACGGTACTAAGGTAAGAATTCTCGCCGCTGACTCTGCATCATGAGACGACTCGTTACTAATACTATCCTTGGTTTTCTGTAGCTTTGGCATTCTCATACTCAATTTCGGTGGACGTTGAACTGTGCACATGGGCAGACACTTTCTACCGACAAATTTCCGTGACACCTATATATGACTCTCAGGTTCAGTATTCGTCGTACAAGACAATCATAATGACGATGAAGCTCCCTCCAGGTTTTCTCTTCGGGTATGCCACAGGTATGTTGTAGTGAGAACGTGAAATTCATTCGGCCCGCTAAAAAAAACGAACAGCGAGCTATCAAATTGAAGGATCACCATCGTCTGACGGTCGTGGGCCTTCGATATGGGATACATTTTCTCATCGACCCGGGAAGATTGCAGACGGCGCGAATGGAGATATTGCGACAGATTCTTACTTGATGTGGAAAGATGATATCGAGTTACTCCAGTCGTATGGCGCAAATGCATACAGGTTCTCTATCTCATGGTCTCGAATCATTCCTTTGGGAGGTCGTGGTGATGCAGTCAATTGGGAGGGAGTAAAATTCTATCGGACCATGATTGAGGAATTGGTGAAGAAGGGGATAACACCTTGTGTCGTGAGCGTGATTCGTTGTAGGATTTACAACCCACTCAAACACGAGGGGCTGCTCAGACTTTGTATCACTGGGATCTTCCGCAAGCTCTGCACGACCGATATACAGGATGGCTGGACAGAAGGATTATTGACGACTTCGTGACTTATGCTGAAGTGTGTTTTAGGGAGTTCGGGGATCTGGTCAAGCATTGGTGTGTATTTTGATTTTCGAATGTTACTGTACCGTTCTGAAGTTCTCTTCATGATGACAGGATCACCCTTAATGAGCCATGGTGCATTTCTGTTCTGGGTTATGGTCATGGCGTCTTTGCACCAGGACGTTGCAGTGACAGGACGCGTTCTAACGAAGGAGATTCTGGCCGAGAGCCATGGATGTACGCTTCTTCAGGCTAGATGCACCCTTTCTAATGGAAGCTGAATCCTCTTTAGCGTGGCACATAATCTAATCTTGGCGCATGCATCCGTAGTTGATTTTTATAGGAGGAAGTTCAAGGATTCACAGAACGGTTCTATTGGGATTACCCTCGATGCTCTCTGGTACATGCCATTCGACGAAACTCAAGCAGACGGTATGCTTCCCGGTGCTTTTCCTTCCTAACTAGTTTCATTCAGGGAGATAGATATCGTGGCTGCTCAACGAGCGATCGATACCAGACTGGGTGGGTGTGTGGTAAAACTTGGTCCGGTATATCTAACCCCAGTCCTCTCTAGGATGGTTTGCGGTGAGACAGACCTCTTGTCCAGATAACAGTGGATGATAAGGGTCTCGATCGTTGAAGGACCCAATATACAAAGGGTCATACCCTGAAAGCTTAAAAAAGATGCTTGGTGATCGACTTCCTGAGTTTACGGAGGAGGAACGAACACTCGTCAAGGGATCTTCTGACTTTTTCGGACTCAACACTTATACGAGCAACCTAGTCCGTGCGTAGAACATTCATGTTGGACATTTCCATCCCTCATATTCCGTTGCTTCAGAGCCGGGAGGTAACGATGAATTCAACGGGAAAGTTAAAACTACTTTCACCCGGAAAGATGGGAGCCAGTTAGGTACTCAAGGTTCGTGTAGGGATCTCCTCTGAAACATTCCGTCTCGTCGACGACATTCCGAATCTCTCAGCGGACGTTCCGTGGCTGCAAGACTGTGAGCACTAAAGCTCCTGATCGGACGACTAGGAAATTGACCTCGTTTTGTTAGATCCCGACGGGTTCAGAGAAGTGATTAGGCTCTTTAGAAATCTCCTTTTAGTATTTGGGACTGACGCCGTTGTTATCCAAGCTGCTTAACTATATCTGGAAGGTTAGTGGTCGCCCTCTATGGCCTTGAAGAACTTTTGAGAGACTTAACTCTACACATCATTGCAGACGTACAAGAAGCCTATATAGTGAGCACAATTCATGTCGACCGAGCCTTAACAACTCCGTATTTCCCAGTGTCACCGAAAACGGATTCTCCGTTAAAGGCGAAGCTAATGAGAAACCAGAAGAGGCTGTCAATGACACGGGTCGCGTTGACTATTTTTGTGGCTACACTAATGCGTTACTCCGGGCAGTGAACGAGGATGGCGTCGATGTTAGATCCTACCTCGCTTGGAGTATGTCGCTGTCTTGTATTATCCCGTCAACTTTGCTCAGCGCCTGGCACCCCACGCAGGTCTTCTGGACAATTTTGAGTGGGCTGAAGGCTATCGAGTTCGCTATGGGGTGACCTTTGTCGATTTTACGACGCAGAAGCGATATCCCAAGGCCTCATCGAAGTTCCTTGCTCAGGTGAGTCTATCACGCTCATTAGCCCTCCAGATTCATTTACAGTCCATCAGTGGTACCAATCAGCGTTGTGATATCCTACTTAcggtaaataataataagTAGTTGCAATAATGGGAGGCGTCAGACCCTGCACAAATTTGACTACCAAAAAAGGGTAACTACTTTCCTAACCTGTACCTGCATTAGTCAGCCCTCCCAATCTTCAACCACCATGTCTACGCTTCCTCCTGAAATTATGGATGCAATAGTATACCTATTATCGAACGAAATGCACACCCTCAAGAATCTCTCTTTGGTGTGTTCCGCTTGGTTGCCATCGACTCGATTTTACCTCTTTGGCACCATTCGTGTCAAGTTACTTTCAATCCACAGCCTCTcggcactagcttttcaCTCGCAATCGACTTTCACAGGTTATGTCAAAGCCATTGAAATAGATGGAATGTGGAAACTATTGGAACAGGAATCGGCGTGGGTGGATATACTTTCGATTGACAAATCTATCACACGACTGGCCACAGCGCTACCTTCCCTGAAGACATTTCGCCTCCATAAtatcgacttcgaagatgtTTCAAAACACGTATCTGAGATGCTCGTGAGCAGCATCACATCCGCTTTCTCAAACGTTCGGGAAATCGAGTTGGAAGGTATCATATTTGTGTCCGTTTCGCAGGTGATGCATTTGATATCCGGCTTCCGGTTTCTCAAGAAGTTTACAGGAAGTAATCTCGTTTGGGAGGACCCGTCACATGAAGATGAGAGCCGTGTACACTCCTATTGCGTCCCTTCTACATTGGTAGAGTTGAGCCTCGATGCGTGTTATAAGCGCGATATCATGGCTTGTTTGTCGTCACATATCCCTTTCCCAGTAATCCCACGACTAAATTTTGGCATTATCTCTCCAGAGGACTGTGAAGCGTATGGCCAATATATAAGACGTCTAGGGCCTGgccttttttctctctctttagGTTTTCATTCTCTGGATGCTGGTGGAGATGCAGGTTGGCAGCCATTTGTCACATTTCCCTTCTAAACTGCTGATTTCACGCATGATTAGAAGACTTCTACAAAGCATGCGATTTGTGTCACGCCACCGAGCTTTTCTCGATACATTTCAGTAGACTTGTGTGGTACTGGGACTACCGACTCACTAGCCCGACACCGTGGATAGCCAAAATTCTCTCCAAAATATCTTCACCACGGTTTGAGGAGATTAGTTTCGATATTCATATTTCGAATCTCAGCCAAATCCACTCTGAACGCCTTCCAGATGATTATGATTGGAGTTCGTTGGATGTTGCTCTTGATGGACTACCGGAGCGTCTCCCCTCCTTCCGGTTAGTGACGTTCTTCATTTACGTTGTATCTGGGAGCCCCTCGT encodes the following:
- a CDS encoding uncharacterized protein (CAZy:AA1), with protein sequence MRKIELLQISVLMAQGALAATVHEVWWNLTYVENVNPDGLAERRAIGVNGTWPPPPVSVNATDDLVVHVYNSLDAPSSLHHHGMFFNGSSWMDGAVGVTECGIPPGGTFDYLVPISSSGQWGTYWVHAHASGQYVDGLRAPLAIHPPKEAYTYDEEFTVVLGDWYHTEHSVLLNDFISIKNPGGAEPVPGQYFEACYRYAITLTRTDSGLVYFAQNASYLPPISGRTPSKVTSSVGFNENATLPFQPGRTYRLRVVNTSAFAMFYFWIDGHDMRIIEVDGTDVEESPINMLSVTVAQRYSVLVTARDDTNSNWAIHANMNTDMFDSIPPALNPNITSSVTYSASASLTSETVVNYSVVNDIALVPIEKIAAPPATKTIELEVSFDTMDDGTNRAMFNKITYNPPNTPAILSALTLGHDAVVQKAYGDLSFVVGENNDQFDVVDLVVKNGDAGVHPFHLHGHKSFLVNRADDYTSTDPTLNPPTPIANLTNPMRRDTFHIPSGASATLRFVADNPGVWLFHCHIEWHLEAGLAIQIIEAPLRLQSGNGNSSAIAPPQKLIDNCRTLHKPVSGNAAGNNGADDLRGLKTGPFPQKLGWRPRGIGAMAGCVLTAVLGVLTLIWYSVGDVSEEEMEREVIESLDKRKEEAEKK
- the BGL1B_1 gene encoding Beta-glucosidase 1B (CAZy:GH1), with the protein product MTMKLPPGFLFGYATASYQIEGSPSSDGRGPSIWDTFSHRPGKIADGANGDIATDSYLMWKDDIELLQSYGANAYRFSISWSRIIPLGGRGDAVNWEGVKFYRTMIEELVKKGITPCVTLYHWDLPQALHDRYTGWLDRRIIDDFVTYAEVCFREFGDLVKHWITLNEPWCISVLGYGHGVFAPGRCSDRTRSNEGDSGREPWIVAHNLILAHASVVDFYRRKFKDSQNGSIGITLDALWYMPFDETQADDIVAAQRAIDTRLGWFAVRQTSCPDNSG
- the BGL1B_2 gene encoding Beta-glucosidase 1B, which translates into the protein MLGDRLPEFTEEERTLVKGSSDFFGLNTYTSNLVQPGGNDEFNGKVKTTFTRKDGSQLGTQADVPWLQDYPDGFRELLNYIWKTYKKPIYVTENGFSVKGEANEKPEEAVNDTGRVDYFCGYTNALLRAVNEDGVDVRSYLAWSLLDNFEWAEGYRVRYGVTFVDFTTQKRYPKASSKFLAQWYQSAL